A genomic window from Melanotaenia boesemani isolate fMelBoe1 chromosome 15, fMelBoe1.pri, whole genome shotgun sequence includes:
- the LOC121653994 gene encoding uncharacterized protein LOC121653994, with translation MFSPAEIAFLTEYVKTMSPVAKAVDVLQGEANVQMGWLVPTITLLKSKLQNLHTTSKYCGPLVDALQAGLERRFGETLADPELIAAAILVPKFRTRWTTDEGIIKCGLDYIKTRLKEQSSAAQSGDSLSSAEEEDFFLSIKQTDQRDGNTKQLESYLASPTDTMDILKTFPSVCHLSLKLNTPLPASAACERLFSTAGMIFRPKRAKLLSENLENLLLMKLNKRFC, from the exons AT GTTCAGTCCTGCCGAGATTGCTTTTCTCACAGAATATGTAAAGACCATGAGCCCAGTTGCAAAAGCAGTTGATGTTCTTCAGGGTGAGGCAAACGTGCAGATGGGGTGGCTTGTACCCACCATCACACTGCTCAAGTCCAAGCTCCAGAACCTTCACACCACCTCCAAGTACTGTGGGCCATTGGTGGATGCTCTTCAAGCAGGGCTTGAACGTCGCTTTGGAGAGACGCTTGCTGATCCAGAGCTGATTGCTGCTGCCATTCTTGTCCCCAAGTTCAGGACACGCTGGACTACTGATGAAGGCATCATTAAATGTG GCCTTGACTACATCAAAACCCGCCTGAAGGAGCAGAGTAGTGCAGCACAGTCAGGTGACTCTCTGTCGTCAGCAGAAGAGGAGGACTTCTTTTTGTCAATCAAGCAGACAGATCAACGGGACGGTAACACCAAACAACTAGAGTCCTACCTGGCCAGTCCAACTGATACCATGGACATCctaaaaacatttccatctgTGTGCCACCTGTCTCTTAAGCTCAACACACCACTACCTGCCTCAGCTGCCTGTGAGAGGCTTTTTAGCACAGCAGGAATGATTTTTAGACCCAAGAGGGCTAAGCTGCTTTCTGAGAACTTGGAAAACCTGCTTCTCATGAAGCTCAACAAAAggttttgttaa